One segment of Nostoc piscinale CENA21 DNA contains the following:
- a CDS encoding molybdenum cofactor biosynthesis protein MoaE, producing MTNTLTATVKPRSEDSFAITFVPLSLEEIYAKADDPANGAVVVMSGMVRNNTDGQAVIALEYQAYEPMAMQVFYQIAADIRTFWPDINRVVIHHRIGRLQVGEISVLVAVGCPHRSEAFEACRYAIDTLKHNAPIWKKEWYSELDGKLSSSWVSIGACEQSGQNC from the coding sequence ATGACTAATACATTGACTGCTACCGTTAAACCAAGAAGCGAAGATAGTTTTGCAATTACCTTTGTCCCATTATCCTTAGAGGAAATCTACGCCAAGGCTGATGATCCAGCTAACGGGGCTGTGGTAGTGATGAGTGGTATGGTCAGGAATAATACTGACGGACAAGCCGTAATTGCTTTAGAATATCAAGCCTATGAACCAATGGCAATGCAGGTGTTTTATCAAATTGCTGCTGATATTCGCACCTTTTGGCCTGATATCAACCGAGTTGTGATTCATCACCGTATTGGACGTTTACAAGTAGGCGAAATCAGCGTTTTAGTTGCAGTTGGTTGTCCCCATCGCAGTGAGGCGTTTGAAGCCTGTCGCTATGCTATTGATACTCTCAAGCATAACGCGCCAATTTGGAAGAAGGAGTGGTATAGCGAGCTAGATGGTAAACTATCTAGCAGTTGGGTGAGTATTGGTGCTTGTGAACAGTCAGGACAAAATTGCTAA
- a CDS encoding IS5/IS1182 family transposase, with amino-acid sequence MHFERSQLCLADQGYQGITKLYTLSCIPCKKPRGANLPTSQRQHNRLLARLGVVGEHINRSLKIFRILKEKYRNRRKRFGLRCNLIAGLLNYELALFS; translated from the coding sequence GTGCATTTTGAGCGATCGCAGTTATGTTTAGCTGATCAAGGCTACCAAGGTATCACTAAACTCTATACTCTTAGCTGCATACCCTGCAAAAAACCTCGTGGTGCCAATTTACCAACTTCACAACGTCAGCATAATCGCTTGTTAGCTAGATTAGGTGTTGTTGGGGAACATATCAACCGCAGCTTAAAAATTTTTCGCATCCTTAAAGAAAAATATCGTAACCGCAGAAAAAGGTTCGGTTTACGATGCAATTTGATTGCTGGACTTCTCAATTATGAACTCGCTCTTTTTTCTTGA
- a CDS encoding PAS domain-containing protein: MTNQDSALILIVDDDYVTRVQLRQLMECVGYRVAEARNGCEAITIYTDLHPDMVIIDAIMPVMDGFTCCNQLKKLPDIQDTPILMITAAYDPASVEQAFVVGATDYITKPIQWVVLSHRIRHLLAASRAIKQLRQQNQQAQLREAQMKIALEAARMGTWDWDIITNQVSWSDNKEALFGLESGSFDGQYETFLHYVHPQDRESVNIAVIRAVQTNAEYDVEFRIVLPDGSIRWLVSKGVVFRNVAGEPVRMLGIVIDITKRKQAEAELRQSEERFQIITRATNDVIWDWDLLTNQVWWNQAVQTLFGYPLAELNADLSWWYERIHPEDQQRIETDMWAAINSGQQYWSHEYRFRRYDGSYAYILDRAYIVHDQTGKPVRMIGAMMDITERKRVQAQLQWQNLRSQLFADITVKIRQSLQIDEILQTSVTEVQKLLCADRVVILRIRSNGSILILKEAVVPGLPMASSLECNEPTIGQMYLLKYSQGKTNAISNLDQEQAADISPTHLKMLQKLGVKAIVSVPIFLQNQLWGLLVAHQCEHPRQWNNWEIELLQQLADQIGIALTQSKVLETETRQRQELSRSNEELQEFAFIASHDLQEPLRKIKTFSERLMITCGDSLPEAASDYLERMQNAVLRMQTLIEGLLTLSRVTTRAQPFVSVSLAQITQEVLSDLEVLIQQTGATIELGDLPTIKADPLQMRQLMQNLIGNALKFHHTQITPIVKIYSQHLNNQSAQLAVGLEFCQIIIEDNGIGFEQKYSDRIFQIFQRLNGRREYEGTGIGLTICRKIAERHFGKITVKSTLGKGTKFIVSLPINSPA, encoded by the coding sequence ATGACTAATCAAGATTCGGCGCTGATTCTGATTGTCGATGATGACTATGTGACGCGAGTTCAATTGCGTCAACTGATGGAATGTGTAGGATATCGAGTCGCAGAAGCTCGTAATGGTTGCGAAGCTATTACTATCTACACTGACTTACATCCAGATATGGTAATTATAGATGCCATTATGCCAGTCATGGATGGATTTACTTGCTGCAATCAACTAAAAAAATTACCTGATATCCAGGATACACCAATATTAATGATTACAGCGGCCTATGACCCAGCATCTGTAGAGCAAGCTTTTGTTGTTGGTGCAACCGACTACATTACTAAACCAATTCAATGGGTCGTATTATCTCACAGAATCCGACATCTTTTAGCAGCATCTCGCGCCATCAAGCAATTACGTCAGCAAAATCAACAGGCGCAATTACGAGAAGCCCAAATGAAAATTGCCTTAGAAGCTGCTCGAATGGGAACTTGGGACTGGGATATAATTACCAATCAAGTTAGTTGGTCAGACAACAAAGAAGCACTGTTTGGCTTAGAATCTGGTAGTTTTGATGGTCAGTATGAAACTTTTCTGCACTATGTTCACCCCCAAGACCGCGAATCTGTCAATATCGCCGTAATCCGAGCAGTTCAAACAAATGCCGAGTATGATGTAGAATTTCGGATTGTTTTACCGGATGGTAGCATTCGCTGGTTAGTGAGCAAAGGTGTAGTTTTTCGCAACGTGGCTGGCGAACCTGTGCGGATGTTGGGGATAGTGATAGATATTACCAAGCGTAAACAAGCAGAAGCTGAACTGCGGCAAAGTGAAGAGCGATTTCAAATTATTACCCGTGCAACTAATGATGTGATTTGGGATTGGGATTTGCTGACGAATCAAGTATGGTGGAATCAAGCTGTACAAACATTGTTTGGCTATCCATTGGCAGAATTGAATGCTGATTTAAGTTGGTGGTATGAACGCATACATCCAGAAGATCAACAAAGAATTGAGACTGATATGTGGGCTGCTATCAATAGCGGTCAACAATATTGGTCACATGAATACCGCTTTCGTCGTTATGATGGTTCCTATGCTTACATTTTAGACAGGGCTTACATTGTCCATGACCAAACAGGTAAACCAGTGCGGATGATTGGTGCGATGATGGACATTACCGAACGTAAGCGAGTACAGGCACAATTGCAATGGCAAAACTTGCGATCGCAATTATTTGCTGATATCACTGTAAAAATTCGCCAGTCTCTCCAAATTGACGAAATTTTGCAAACCAGTGTCACAGAAGTACAAAAATTACTGTGTGCTGATAGAGTTGTGATTTTACGAATACGTTCTAATGGCTCAATCTTGATTTTAAAAGAAGCCGTGGTTCCTGGTTTACCAATGGCCTCAAGTCTGGAATGTAACGAGCCAACTATTGGACAAATGTACCTTTTAAAATACAGTCAGGGAAAAACTAACGCCATTAGTAATTTAGACCAAGAACAAGCAGCAGACATCTCACCAACACATTTGAAAATGCTGCAAAAATTGGGTGTCAAAGCCATTGTTTCGGTACCAATTTTTCTGCAAAATCAACTCTGGGGTTTATTAGTTGCCCATCAGTGTGAACATCCCCGACAGTGGAATAACTGGGAAATTGAACTTTTGCAACAACTGGCAGATCAAATTGGCATTGCTTTGACCCAAAGCAAAGTTCTAGAAACAGAAACTCGTCAACGACAAGAACTTAGCCGTTCTAATGAAGAACTACAAGAATTTGCCTTTATCGCTTCCCATGATTTACAAGAACCGCTACGCAAAATCAAAACTTTTAGCGAAAGGTTGATGATTACTTGCGGTGATTCTTTACCTGAAGCTGCGTCTGATTATTTAGAAAGAATGCAGAATGCTGTTTTGAGAATGCAAACTTTAATTGAAGGTTTGTTAACACTCTCACGGGTAACAACCAGAGCGCAGCCTTTTGTATCTGTAAGTTTAGCGCAAATTACCCAAGAGGTATTATCTGATTTAGAAGTGCTGATTCAACAAACAGGCGCAACCATAGAACTTGGAGATTTACCAACTATCAAAGCTGATCCCTTGCAAATGCGCCAATTAATGCAAAATCTCATTGGCAACGCTTTGAAATTTCATCACACCCAAATCACACCTATTGTCAAAATATATAGTCAACATTTAAATAATCAATCAGCCCAATTAGCCGTGGGTTTGGAATTTTGTCAAATTATCATCGAAGATAATGGTATTGGATTTGAACAAAAGTATAGCGATCGCATCTTTCAAATTTTTCAAAGGTTAAATGGTCGGCGAGAATATGAAGGGACAGGCATTGGCTTAACTATTTGTCGCAAAATTGCCGAACGGCATTTTGGCAAAATCACCGTCAAAAGTACCCTAGGGAAAGGCACAAAATTTATTGTCTCTTTGCCAATTAATTCTCCTGCATAA
- a CDS encoding ATP-binding protein: MINLEWGIGDGTCFHHAKETHQRQVLELHSQDRWFAKTIDPVFDEHGNLTGAVFILSDITQRKRAEALLQEQNAHLNRLMVSLQEQTQQAQQANRIKDEFLAVLSHELRSPLNPILGWAKILQTNHQDAAKTQYALETIERNAKLQAQLIEDLLDVSRILQGKLSLKTVPVSLTFTIKAALETVRLAAEAKSIQIKTIFEPNVGQVLGDSGRLQQVVWNLLTNAIKFTSPGGQVKVQLETVKESDTHPAEYAQITISDTGRGISGDFLPYVFDYFRQADGTTTRKFGGLGLGLAIVRHLVELHGGTVQAASPGEGQGATFTVRLPLIPTAKLNHNEIAPHNFSDFNFHGLQVLLVDDDTDSRELIAFLLEQYGFQVTQAQSAHDALSILEQAKFDLLISDIGMPNMDGYTLIRHIRKLLPDQGGQIPAIALTAYAGEVDQQLAIAAGFQEHISKPIEPMVLMQIILTTVGVSSRSC; the protein is encoded by the coding sequence TTGATTAACTTAGAATGGGGAATCGGAGACGGAACTTGCTTTCACCATGCTAAAGAAACTCATCAACGACAGGTTTTAGAACTTCATTCTCAAGACAGATGGTTTGCCAAAACCATTGACCCAGTTTTTGATGAACATGGGAATCTCACAGGTGCTGTTTTCATCCTCTCTGATATCACCCAACGTAAGCGAGCAGAAGCTTTACTGCAAGAGCAAAACGCTCACCTTAATCGGCTGATGGTCTCTTTACAGGAACAGACCCAACAAGCGCAGCAAGCAAACCGCATCAAAGATGAATTTTTAGCAGTGCTGTCTCATGAATTGCGATCGCCTTTAAATCCGATTCTGGGATGGGCAAAAATCTTACAAACCAACCACCAGGACGCAGCTAAAACTCAGTATGCACTGGAAACAATCGAGCGCAATGCCAAGCTGCAAGCACAACTAATCGAAGATTTGCTTGATGTGTCGCGCATTCTCCAAGGCAAGTTGAGCTTGAAAACAGTTCCAGTCAGCCTAACTTTTACTATTAAAGCTGCCCTGGAAACGGTGCGGCTTGCTGCTGAAGCTAAATCTATTCAGATAAAGACAATATTTGAACCAAACGTTGGGCAAGTGTTGGGTGATTCTGGTCGCCTGCAACAAGTTGTTTGGAATCTGCTGACCAACGCTATTAAATTTACCTCACCGGGTGGTCAAGTCAAGGTGCAGTTAGAGACAGTAAAAGAATCAGATACTCATCCTGCGGAATACGCTCAAATCACGATCAGCGACACTGGTAGGGGGATTTCTGGTGACTTTCTGCCTTATGTCTTTGACTACTTCCGCCAAGCCGATGGGACGACAACCCGAAAATTTGGGGGGTTAGGGTTGGGGTTAGCGATCGTGCGTCATCTGGTTGAATTGCATGGGGGAACTGTTCAGGCAGCCAGCCCTGGAGAAGGGCAAGGAGCAACGTTTACAGTCAGGCTGCCACTCATCCCGACAGCAAAATTGAATCACAATGAGATTGCGCCTCATAATTTCTCAGACTTTAATTTTCATGGATTGCAAGTATTGCTAGTAGACGATGACACAGATTCACGAGAGTTGATTGCCTTCTTGCTAGAACAATATGGCTTTCAAGTGACTCAAGCTCAATCAGCACATGATGCTCTGAGCATTTTGGAGCAAGCAAAATTTGATCTGCTAATCAGTGATATTGGTATGCCCAATATGGATGGTTACACACTAATTCGTCACATTAGAAAGCTTTTACCCGACCAGGGCGGACAAATTCCGGCGATCGCCCTCACAGCTTATGCTGGAGAGGTTGATCAACAGCTTGCAATAGCCGCTGGATTTCAAGAGCATATTTCCAAACCAATTGAGCCAATGGTACTAATGCAGATTATTTTAACTACGGTAGGGGTATCTTCAAGGAGTTGTTAA
- the drmD gene encoding DISARM system SNF2-like helicase DrmD has translation MNVVNGQIVRVRSRQYLVEDVVAKPSVKEDTLVCLSCLEDDALGEQLEVLWEREVDAKVIGKTSWESIVNRGFDNPRLFSAYLHTLRWNCVTSTDPKLFQAPYRAGIEVKAYQLEPLRKALLMPRVGLFIADDVGLGKTIEAGLILREMLMRQKVRRVVISCPPSVVRQWQEEMESRFGLTFVIFDREFVASRRQERGYGINPWTTHSRFIISHALLRDETYAAPLRDWLGDFAGGSMLILDEAHNAAPASGAKYAVDSQLTRTVRDIAPRFEHKLFLSATPHNGHSNSFAALLEILDPQRFCRGVPVRDRKLLDTVMVRRLKQDLREIGEEFPERRVIPIVIDNLPEDAPELKLSRLLQEYRSLREERLKEASKSTQNAAMLVITSLQKRLLSSIEAFARTLKVHRAAIEKQSVNRSGNAIDNLPLLLESPGADDERAELAEEEVQAEEDTQVTVATGQAASFGLGSRESEILEEMTDVANQARYQADPRVEKLVAWIKQNLCPELGKPNAAWLEKRVIIFTEYTDTKRYLQQKLQEAIALSDRERDRIDVFHGGIGEERREAIKNAFNADPSRHPLRILIATDAAREGVNLQNNCADLFHFDVPWNPSRMEQRNGRIDRKLQRSPIVHCYYFVLAQRTEDKVLKVLVKKTETIQKELGVLSPVVQKNLSRLLEGGIRHNQVNSITASIQQADLPNLSVINEELEENRLRKEELTKELSQLQEMLKTSRDWLGLSDEHFRNAISASLEILGATPLTPVDSQEACEDSATARWTLPPLDQRADPTWATTLDTLRLPRQKGQKPWEWRREAAIRPVVFRDPGSLDGDVVHLHLEHRVVQRLLGRFLAQGFLHDELTRACVCLTDDPIPKVLALGRLSVYGQGASRLHDEVIAIAAEWSDPAARGRKKLQPLNEGEKDNVLALLEDSLASPRLQKASQTVKELLKQNATQDIADLIPHLERRANTLAQRAEKKLTERGKKEAVEMKKILEQQQQRISQRKQEIEQTKTIQLSIPFAEFPVEEKRQLEADRRHWEKRLKALAEEINTEPARIEASYEVRAVRVEPVGLIYLWPVSG, from the coding sequence ATGAATGTTGTAAATGGTCAAATTGTGCGGGTGCGATCGCGGCAGTATCTTGTAGAAGATGTAGTGGCTAAACCTTCTGTAAAGGAAGACACTTTAGTTTGCCTCTCATGTCTAGAAGATGATGCGTTAGGAGAACAGTTAGAAGTTCTCTGGGAAAGGGAAGTCGATGCGAAAGTCATAGGTAAAACTTCCTGGGAATCTATAGTAAACCGAGGTTTTGATAATCCTCGTTTATTCTCCGCTTATCTCCACACTCTGCGCTGGAACTGCGTTACCTCAACTGACCCGAAACTTTTTCAAGCACCCTACAGAGCAGGTATTGAAGTCAAAGCTTACCAACTTGAACCGCTACGTAAGGCTTTATTAATGCCGAGAGTTGGTTTGTTTATTGCTGATGATGTTGGTTTGGGGAAAACCATTGAAGCAGGGCTGATTTTAAGAGAAATGTTGATGCGGCAAAAAGTTCGCCGTGTCGTGATTTCCTGCCCGCCGTCGGTTGTACGGCAATGGCAAGAAGAAATGGAAAGCCGCTTTGGGCTAACTTTTGTGATTTTTGACCGTGAGTTCGTAGCTAGTCGTCGTCAAGAACGGGGTTATGGGATTAATCCTTGGACAACTCACAGCCGTTTCATTATTTCTCATGCTTTGTTACGTGATGAAACCTATGCTGCTCCTTTGCGTGATTGGTTGGGAGATTTTGCAGGCGGCTCAATGCTGATTCTGGATGAAGCACACAACGCAGCCCCAGCTAGTGGTGCAAAGTACGCCGTAGATTCTCAGTTAACACGCACTGTCCGTGACATAGCCCCCAGGTTTGAACATAAGCTGTTCCTTTCTGCTACACCTCATAATGGACATTCCAATAGTTTTGCAGCTTTGTTAGAAATCCTTGACCCGCAAAGGTTTTGTCGAGGTGTACCTGTGCGCGATCGCAAGCTGTTAGATACGGTAATGGTGCGGCGATTAAAGCAAGATTTACGGGAAATTGGCGAAGAGTTTCCTGAACGGCGGGTGATTCCTATCGTTATTGATAACCTTCCAGAAGATGCACCGGAATTGAAGCTGTCGCGGTTGCTGCAAGAATACCGCAGTCTAAGGGAAGAAAGGCTGAAAGAAGCATCAAAGTCAACGCAGAATGCGGCGATGCTAGTAATCACTTCGTTGCAAAAGCGTCTGCTGTCTTCCATTGAAGCTTTTGCACGTACTTTAAAAGTTCATCGGGCGGCTATTGAGAAACAATCTGTTAACCGTTCTGGAAACGCCATCGATAATTTACCATTGCTGTTAGAATCCCCCGGTGCTGACGATGAACGGGCTGAACTAGCAGAAGAAGAAGTACAAGCAGAAGAAGATACTCAGGTAACGGTTGCGACCGGACAGGCTGCAAGCTTTGGGTTAGGCAGTCGGGAATCGGAAATTTTAGAAGAGATGACCGATGTAGCGAACCAAGCTAGATATCAAGCAGACCCACGAGTTGAAAAGTTGGTGGCATGGATTAAACAAAACCTCTGTCCTGAGTTGGGTAAACCTAATGCGGCTTGGTTAGAGAAGCGAGTCATTATATTTACTGAATATACAGATACAAAACGCTACTTACAGCAAAAGCTTCAAGAAGCGATCGCTCTCTCAGATAGAGAACGCGATCGCATTGATGTATTTCATGGCGGTATTGGTGAAGAACGCCGGGAAGCTATCAAAAATGCTTTTAATGCTGACCCATCGCGTCACCCCCTCCGCATTCTCATAGCCACGGATGCAGCAAGGGAAGGGGTAAACCTGCAAAACAATTGTGCTGACCTATTCCATTTTGATGTGCCTTGGAACCCGTCGAGGATGGAACAGCGCAACGGGCGTATTGACAGGAAATTACAGCGATCGCCTATTGTTCACTGCTACTACTTTGTTTTAGCGCAACGGACAGAGGACAAAGTATTGAAAGTGCTGGTGAAGAAGACCGAAACAATTCAAAAAGAATTGGGAGTTCTGTCGCCAGTTGTGCAGAAGAATTTATCGCGGTTGCTGGAAGGTGGTATTCGCCACAATCAGGTAAATAGTATAACTGCATCCATTCAACAAGCTGATTTACCCAACTTATCAGTCATTAACGAGGAACTGGAAGAAAATCGACTACGGAAGGAAGAATTAACCAAAGAATTATCGCAGTTACAGGAGATGCTAAAAACATCGCGGGATTGGTTGGGACTGAGTGATGAACACTTCCGCAATGCTATTTCCGCATCATTGGAAATTCTTGGTGCAACTCCCCTCACCCCAGTTGATAGTCAAGAAGCTTGTGAAGACTCGGCTACTGCACGCTGGACGCTTCCACCCCTTGACCAACGCGCAGACCCCACATGGGCGACTACACTTGATACCTTAAGATTGCCACGCCAGAAAGGACAAAAGCCTTGGGAATGGCGACGAGAAGCAGCAATTCGTCCGGTAGTATTTCGTGACCCTGGTTCATTGGATGGGGATGTAGTTCACCTGCATTTAGAACATCGGGTGGTACAGCGTCTTTTAGGGAGATTTTTAGCCCAAGGGTTTTTACATGATGAGTTAACCCGCGCTTGCGTTTGTCTGACTGATGACCCAATTCCTAAAGTTCTCGCCTTGGGACGGTTATCGGTTTACGGACAGGGTGCGTCACGGCTGCATGACGAAGTAATTGCGATCGCGGCGGAATGGTCAGACCCAGCCGCGAGGGGACGCAAGAAGCTACAACCGTTAAACGAAGGTGAGAAAGACAACGTACTGGCTTTATTGGAAGATTCTTTAGCTTCTCCTCGTTTGCAAAAAGCATCTCAGACGGTTAAGGAACTGCTGAAACAGAATGCTACTCAAGATATTGCTGATTTGATTCCCCATTTAGAACGCCGTGCCAATACTTTGGCGCAAAGGGCTGAGAAAAAGTTAACCGAACGGGGCAAAAAAGAAGCTGTGGAGATGAAAAAAATTCTCGAACAGCAGCAGCAGCGTATTAGCCAACGTAAGCAGGAAATTGAACAAACCAAAACTATCCAGCTATCAATTCCGTTTGCAGAGTTCCCAGTCGAGGAAAAACGGCAGTTAGAAGCAGACCGTCGCCACTGGGAGAAGCGACTGAAAGCACTTGCTGAAGAAATTAATACTGAACCTGCCCGAATTGAGGCTTCCTACGAAGTGAGGGCGGTGCGAGTTGAACCTGTGGGATTGATTTATTTGTGGCCAGTTTCGGGTTGA
- the cas12k gene encoding type V CRISPR-associated protein Cas12k (Type V-K CRISPR systems have also been known as with the large Cas12k protein, has also been known as type V-U5, and Cas12k as C2c5.), whose product MSVITIQCRLVAGEDTLRTLWELMADKNTPLVNELLAQVGKHPEFEPWLEKGKIPTEFLKTLVNSLKTQERFADQPGRFYTSAIALVDYVYKSWFALQKRRKRQIEGKERWLTILKSDLQLEQESQCSLNAIRTKANEILTKLTPQSEQNKNQRKSKKTKKSAKLQKSSLFQILLNTYEQTQETLTHCAIAYLLKNNCQISELEEDSEEFTKNRRKKEIEIERLKDQLQSRIPKGRDLKGEEWLKTLEISTANVPQNENDAKAWQAALLRKSADVPFPVAYESNEDMTWLQNEKGRLFVRFNGLGKLTFEIYCDKRHLHYFTRFLEDQEIKRNSKNQYSSSLFTLRSGRLAWSPGEDRGEPWKVNQLHLYCSLDTRMWTIEGTQQVADEKSTKITETLTKAKQKDELNDKQQAFITRQQSTLDRINNPFPRPSKPNYQGQPSILVGVSFGLEKPVTVAVVDVIKNEVLAYRSVKQLLGKNYNLLNRQRQQQQRLSHERHKAQKRNAPNSFGESELGQYVDRLLADAILAIAKTYQASSIVIPKLRDMREQITSEIQSRAEKKCPGNKEVQKKYAKEYRMSVHRWSYGRLIESIKSQAAKTGIFTEIGTQPIRGSPQEKARDLTVFAYQERQASVI is encoded by the coding sequence ATGAGCGTTATTACCATTCAATGTCGCCTGGTTGCTGGAGAAGACACCTTACGCACGCTGTGGGAACTCATGGCTGATAAAAATACACCATTGGTCAATGAATTATTGGCACAGGTAGGAAAACACCCAGAATTTGAACCCTGGTTAGAAAAAGGCAAAATACCTACTGAATTCCTCAAAACACTTGTTAACTCCCTCAAAACTCAAGAACGTTTTGCCGATCAACCTGGACGCTTTTACACCTCAGCGATCGCTCTAGTAGATTATGTATATAAATCTTGGTTCGCCTTACAAAAACGAAGAAAGCGGCAAATAGAAGGGAAAGAACGTTGGCTGACAATCCTCAAAAGTGATCTACAACTCGAACAAGAAAGCCAATGTAGCTTAAACGCAATTCGTACTAAAGCCAACGAAATCCTTACTAAACTTACTCCCCAGTCCGAGCAGAATAAAAACCAGAGAAAGAGCAAAAAAACTAAAAAATCTGCAAAGTTACAAAAATCTTCACTTTTTCAAATTCTTTTAAACACTTACGAACAAACACAAGAGACTCTTACTCATTGTGCGATCGCATATCTGCTCAAAAATAACTGTCAAATTAGTGAACTCGAAGAAGACTCAGAAGAATTTACTAAAAATAGACGCAAAAAAGAAATAGAAATTGAGCGATTAAAAGACCAACTCCAAAGTCGCATACCTAAAGGTAGAGATTTAAAAGGGGAAGAGTGGTTAAAGACTTTAGAAATTTCTACAGCCAATGTACCTCAAAATGAAAATGATGCAAAAGCTTGGCAAGCAGCACTATTAAGAAAATCTGCTGATGTCCCCTTTCCTGTGGCTTACGAATCTAACGAAGATATGACATGGTTGCAAAATGAGAAAGGTCGTCTCTTCGTTCGGTTCAATGGCTTGGGAAAACTAACCTTTGAGATTTACTGCGATAAACGTCATTTGCACTACTTCACACGCTTCCTAGAAGATCAAGAAATTAAACGCAATAGTAAAAACCAATACTCAAGCAGTTTGTTTACTCTGCGTTCAGGAAGGCTTGCTTGGTCGCCAGGAGAAGACAGAGGTGAACCCTGGAAAGTCAATCAACTACATCTTTACTGCTCTTTAGATACTCGGATGTGGACTATTGAAGGAACTCAACAGGTAGCTGATGAGAAAAGCACAAAAATAACCGAAACTTTAACAAAAGCGAAACAGAAAGATGAACTCAATGATAAACAGCAAGCTTTTATCACTCGTCAGCAATCCACGCTAGATAGGATTAATAACCCTTTCCCTCGTCCCAGCAAGCCTAATTATCAAGGTCAGCCCTCAATACTAGTAGGTGTTAGTTTCGGTCTAGAAAAGCCAGTCACAGTAGCTGTAGTCGATGTTATTAAAAATGAAGTTCTAGCTTATCGCAGTGTCAAACAACTACTTGGCAAGAACTACAACCTTCTCAATCGCCAGCGACAACAACAGCAACGCCTATCTCATGAACGTCACAAAGCTCAGAAACGGAATGCGCCAAACTCCTTTGGTGAATCAGAGTTAGGACAATACGTGGATAGATTATTGGCTGATGCAATTTTGGCGATCGCCAAAACCTATCAAGCAAGCAGCATAGTTATTCCAAAACTCCGCGATATGCGTGAGCAAATCACTAGCGAAATTCAATCCAGAGCAGAGAAGAAATGCCCTGGTAATAAGGAAGTTCAAAAAAAATACGCCAAAGAATATCGTATGAGCGTTCATCGCTGGAGTTACGGTCGATTAATTGAAAGTATTAAATCCCAAGCTGCAAAAACCGGAATTTTTACTGAAATTGGTACACAGCCAATCAGAGGTAGTCCACAAGAAAAAGCGCGAGATTTAACCGTCTTTGCTTACCAAGAACGTCAAGCCTCTGTAATTTAA
- a CDS encoding response regulator: MSESQVTILHVDDNEANRYVVTRILQNAGFRVVEAATGAAGLKAVVEHLPALVILDVKLPDIRGFEVCRQIKANPETAFIPVLHLSASFIQSQDKAEGLDSGADAYLVQPIEPIELLATVRSLLRIRQAEEAALSSAREWQTTFDSINDGVCLVDQEGRVLRCNRAMMQLVRKHLAKF; the protein is encoded by the coding sequence ATGTCTGAGTCACAGGTTACAATTCTCCATGTGGATGATAACGAAGCCAATCGTTACGTTGTGACCCGGATTTTGCAAAATGCCGGCTTTAGGGTTGTGGAAGCAGCAACCGGAGCAGCAGGATTAAAGGCAGTTGTTGAGCATCTACCGGCTCTGGTAATTTTGGATGTCAAATTACCAGATATCAGGGGCTTTGAAGTTTGTCGCCAAATTAAGGCAAATCCCGAAACTGCTTTTATTCCTGTGCTGCACCTTTCGGCAAGTTTTATTCAAAGTCAGGATAAAGCAGAAGGCTTAGACAGTGGTGCTGATGCTTATCTTGTGCAACCGATTGAACCTATTGAACTGCTGGCTACAGTGCGATCGCTGCTGCGAATTCGACAGGCAGAAGAAGCAGCTTTATCTTCAGCACGAGAGTGGCAAACGACTTTTGACTCTATCAATGATGGTGTATGTCTAGTAGACCAAGAAGGCAGAGTGTTGCGCTGTAATCGAGCGATGATGCAACTGGTTCGCAAGCATCTAGCGAAATTTTAG